CTGCCATTGGAAGAGAATACCAGATAGATGAAGGACGCATTTAAAGATGTGCCTGAAAGACTCATTGAAGTAATGTAATGTTCCTCCTTGTAACTCCCAAGGTTCATGACCATGCAATAGAGAAGAGGTCATGAATTCTGGATTTACTGATGCCCTGTGTAAATGACAGAACGAACATACACCTCAAACTTCTCACACCCACCCTTTCCCCCAATCATTCTTCACCTGCCCACGAGTAAGTGTTTATGGTTACCAATATTAATCTCATTAACCATCTTAGAATCTACGCAACATTAGAGAAAGTCAGTGAGGAAATCCCCAAGTATCTGCTCGCTTCAAGAAGGTGAAAGTTCACTAATTGCAGAAGATACAGTGGGAAGATGTGTAAATTAGAGGGGAAAAAATTGAAATTGAGACAAAATACTGCAGCTTCTGGAAATCCTATCTGAAAATTATAGAAATACCTAGGAAAAAAAAGTAAGATAGCTtctgtggagaaaaaaaaaatggagTTAACTTTGGAGGTTGCTGTGCTAGCCATGTTCTGACAAATTGTAATGGATTGTCAACTGATATTGAATGCAATCGAGTTCCAAAGGCAGTAATGTTCACTAATAAAGTAACCTTCTCTACCAATGATCAGTTAGCAGGAGGTGTCAGAGGAGGATACTCCTGAGCAGCTGATATTTCTGTGGAGCTGGCTACCCTCCAGTAAGCAAATTTCCACCCCATCACATGCATTACCTTTGCTCTCCATCCATCCACTGCCATACAAATTGATCCCTAGCTATTGATTCAAAACATtaactgcttctctctccacagatgccaccagaTTAGCTTTTTTCTGTTTTGCAAGCAAAATCCATTAACCATTGAAACCCTACAAGTGCCCTGGCGACCAACCAAGGCCATAAAAACTAGCCTCTTTTTCACCATTACCCACTGCTCCTTAACCCAGAGCAATGGAAAGAAAATGTATGTGTGGGGATGATGTGTTTGAAATAAGGAAAGTAGATAGTATTGATAAACCATAAACTGTTACAACCATTTTCTTCAAATATTACCAGTTTCTATTAGTTTTTATACCAGCTTCAAAACAATGTGACACGGGGAGTGACTTAGTCacacagaactgcagatcctggtttacaaaaaggaacaaaaagtgtaggagtaaatcagcgggttaggcagaatTTATGGAAGGCATAGGcagacaacagtctgaagaaaggtcctgacacaaaatgttacctgtccatgtcctctaaTGATGctgtctgttactccagcacattgtatctttTTGTCCGGAGTAACTTCCTTTGGGGCACTGTTTTGAGATACAGAATTTGCAGTATCATACAGTcaaccagcacagaaacaggcctttcagaccaacttgcatatgctgactaagatgccgatctacactggtcccacctgcctgctttttggcccatttccctctaaacctttcctatccatgtacctatccaaatgtcttctaaatgtatCCACTACTAAATCCATCAAAGTTTCATAAGGGGGAAACACTAATATTCAGATTggcttattgtcatatacacccagGTGCAATGAAAGTCCTAGTTCGTACGAACCTCGGCGTAAAGAGTAAgtacaaaaataaatacaaggacgAATGCAAAAAAAACCCCAGCACGATGGTGCATCTTTGACAATGTGGGAGACAAACTTGGGGACGGTGAGACGTTTGGCCAGTGCACACCTTCATCCTTGGGAAATACCTGCAACAAACAACTGGGGGAAATGTAAGAAAATGGggaaattgaatttaaaaaaaaatataagaGCAACTGAAAATGGGTTGCTTCCTGCAAGACACTTCCTGCTTTCttaatttataaaaaaaaataagagaagtcacagagagagggagacagggacagagagctGGCCAGCGCTTTGGGTCCGGGCTTTGTTCGCAGCTGCTGCTCACGCGCTTTATTGCGCGTTCCCGGGACTGGAGCCGCTAACGggagtgggcgggcgggcggtcGGTCACGGAGCTCCGGGCGGAGGCAAGCGGCAAGAGCGATGGCCGAGAGGAGGAGGGCGAGAGACGGCCTGGTCTAGACTAACGGGTcagagtgacagtcaaggcagcgGGTGAGATGGTCGGCGCGGCGGTGGCGGCCGTGGTGCCCGCGCCCCAGTAAGGCGGGCGGGGCGGCTGTCGGTGGATCAACCGGTCGGAGCCCGCGGCCTCTCGATCCCCTCCTCCCCGGTGTTTATGCTGAAGCCTGTGGAGATGGGAGGGAAGCAGAGCACGGCGGCCCGCTCCAGGACCACTTTCCCCGGCGTGTCGACGGACGACAGCGCCGTGCACGCCGCTCACTACGGCCACTACCGGAGCGGCGTCAACGCCATGGGGCTGAGGACTCGCTCGGTGAGCAGCGTGGCCGGCATGGAGCCGGCTCATCCCTTCGGGCTGTACGGCGGCGGAGCGCGCTCGGgaggtggcggcggcggcggcggtcgAGCGGGAGACGGAGGCGAGCAAGGAAGCGGtaccggaggaggaggaggaggcggcggcGTCGTGCCCGGCGCTGGGCCCGAGTCGGCGGGCAACGGTTACCAGGAGACGGGAGGACCGGGCGCCCGCGAGCTGCAGCTGTACCTGGGCTCGCGCGCGGCAGCCGCGCTCTCCGACTCGCTGCCGCTGCACCTGGCGCCGCGCTGGTTCAGCGCGCACAGCGGTGAGTGGACCATGAccttaaccctgaccctaacctggAGCCGAGACCCTGACCATAACTTGGCACCGGGAGACCTTGACCCTGGTTCGGTTGCATCACCGCACGGCCCAGCAAACTACCAACCCCAACCTCGACAACATTGCCCACCTCACTCTCAATCACACTGCACACTGTCTGCACACTGTCAGCACACTGCTCATCTCTCTGTCCTCGCACACTGCCCACCCCGCTATGAGGACACGGCTCTCCCTGCTGCCCATCAAACTGCCACCCCACTCTCAATCACTCTGCACACTCTCGCACAGCCCACCGAACTGCCACCCAGCTGTCAGCATACTGCCGACCCCTCTGCCCTCGCACTCTGCCCACCAAACTGCCAGCCCCACTCACACTCTGCCCACCCCACTATCAATCACTCTGCGCATTCTCACACTGCCCACTAAACTGCCATCCTGCTGCCAGCACACTGCCCACCCTGCTGTCAGTCCACTGCCCACCCTTCTGTCCTCGCACTCTTCTCACCCCACTATCAGCACACTGCCCACCAAACTATCAAACCTACTCCAGACAACTCTGCCCACCCCAACCACTGCACATTCTCACACTGCCTTCCAAACTGCCATCCTACTGTCATCGTATTGCCCACTCCTCTGTCAGCACACTGCCCTCCCTGTGCTGCTTGCTGCCCCTCTGTCCACCTTTCGGTCACACTGCCCACCCCACTTTCGGCCGCAGTGCCTTTAACAGTTTATTGTGATTTTAGTGATAACCGTATTGCTATGGATAATGCCAACTTCTAATCTGCAATATTTCCAGCAACCACTATTAGAACTTTCCTTGTTTATTGTTTTATTAATAAATAGTAAATGTAGTTGAGATTGGGTGATAGTTGGTGGTGCAGCAAAATGCTGTTCTGCTTTTGGCTGTAATTAATACAACTATCGTAATGGTAGTAATCATTACAGTAATTGTTTTGCTTGTTAATTTATCATTGATCTATGGTAATACAAATTAATATCCTTATTAGGAATAACAATTGTTCATATAACTAATTATATAAGTATTTTGTGCTTTGTTAGTTCAATTTGATGTATGCATTTTCGGAATGATAATTATACTACCGCATAACATATAAAGGTCGACATTTTGGAAGATGGATGATATATACATGAATTTCAATCATGCTATTATTGTTCGAGTAGTTTGAGGTACAATATTGGCTCCAGTAAATAAGTACTATTGATTGTAGTTTAGAGAGTCATGGAAATATCAGGACAATGATCTACATGGCTGCTTCAATGCGGATACCCCAGTGAATAACATTGTAAAGTGACTCAGTGAGGAACAACTGTGGTCATCAATAACTCTTCAACTCTGTCTAACACCATTATAGTTCCATCAATCAATATTATTCTTGATTACATTAGTTCTTATGTGTATTCAAAGCAGTAATAAAGCCAAGAT
This sequence is a window from Amblyraja radiata isolate CabotCenter1 chromosome 17, sAmbRad1.1.pri, whole genome shotgun sequence. Protein-coding genes within it:
- the znrf1 gene encoding E3 ubiquitin-protein ligase ZNRF1 isoform X2, with protein sequence MLKPVEMGGKQSTAARSRTTFPGVSTDDSAVHAAHYGHYRSGVNAMGLRTRSVSSVAGMEPAHPFGLYGGGARSGGGGGGGGGGGGVVPGAGPESAGNGYQETGGPGARELQLYLGSRAAAALSDSLPLHLAPRWFSAHSGFKCPICSKSVASDEMEMHFIMCLSKPRLSYNDDVLSKDAGECVICLEELLQGDTIARLPCLCIYHKSCIDSWFEVNRSCPEHPSD
- the znrf1 gene encoding E3 ubiquitin-protein ligase ZNRF1 isoform X1 gives rise to the protein MLKPVEMGGKQSTAARSRTTFPGVSTDDSAVHAAHYGHYRSGVNAMGLRTRSVSSVAGMEPAHPFGLYGGGARSGGGGGGGGRAGDGGEQGSGTGGGGGGGGVVPGAGPESAGNGYQETGGPGARELQLYLGSRAAAALSDSLPLHLAPRWFSAHSGFKCPICSKSVASDEMEMHFIMCLSKPRLSYNDDVLSKDAGECVICLEELLQGDTIARLPCLCIYHKSCIDSWFEVNRSCPEHPSD